One window of the Acidimicrobiia bacterium genome contains the following:
- a CDS encoding PAS domain-containing sensor histidine kinase gives MSTGIAARTERGQLIMTLLRVRAFVYVAAGVPILFMPDATTAAIVFGISSIVIASVTPFAVRYQRASSGVRSAAASDLVVAYGMWLFMPELSGISLMLVMWAVAYAVFLGSRRDGRGIAILAAMLQLSKLLVISIPALSAFPVVPSSSTDTMLIIGGTAAIVGAHFAFRLIDRYFAALNDAAATGEERYRRLMDTAAVGFIVIVHDTIRYANVAARRMLDPAGASLDGRPMSDHIAPSSISVFAELEARVIKLLETVDDAEMELVDAEGSSVWVDISANAVDYGDDLAMQLMVHDRSDQVKAEAQLAKTRLDYVSFFERIPVALYRTHPDGRIAHVNDALVELLGAQSHEDIIHRDARSFYDDESDRDRVTEMLRLDGMVVGYEWKMRTLDGSTRWVRDTVRLIDSPRGAFYEGALVDVTTRRAVEDELWSRAVQQEAAASVGQFALETEDVPLLCGTISDVVTEVLGTDGVAVLRRDSSGMFELVGSSPGLRVDATTLSGIADRTHMAGAPVLLRSEAEIRFAAPGLLDLGYCSAIALMVPGKEIDFGTLVVLSRRERVFSADDLNFLYSVTNVLAAAVDRAGVYQRLEALVASKDAFVASVSHELRTPLTVVSGLAQELRTRWMSLSDEEMDEFTMMLVAQSQDMADLIEDLLVAARSNIGNVAVQIMAVDVKAEVTGVLSGFASQTSRPISSDVPAVEVAADPNRLRQILRNLVSNALRYGGDEIFVRGAARSGVLAIEVCDTGDPIDEADVERIFEPYERAHESAGRPGSVGLGLAVSRTLAELMHGSLTYYHDGMSVFRLELPASQAKLEASPHPFVGEHEPVGTFGAIGPGRVGVDVAAIQ, from the coding sequence ATGTCCACCGGGATCGCCGCGCGCACCGAACGCGGCCAGCTGATCATGACGCTGCTGCGCGTCCGCGCCTTCGTCTATGTGGCCGCCGGCGTTCCCATCCTCTTCATGCCCGATGCCACCACCGCGGCGATCGTGTTCGGTATCTCCTCCATCGTCATTGCGTCGGTGACGCCGTTCGCGGTGCGGTATCAGCGGGCAAGCTCGGGTGTCAGGAGCGCCGCGGCGAGTGACCTCGTTGTTGCCTACGGCATGTGGCTCTTCATGCCGGAACTCAGCGGCATCTCGTTGATGCTTGTGATGTGGGCGGTGGCATACGCCGTTTTCCTGGGATCGAGGCGTGACGGACGCGGGATCGCGATCCTCGCAGCCATGCTCCAGCTCTCCAAGCTCCTCGTCATCTCGATCCCAGCCTTGTCTGCGTTCCCGGTCGTCCCGTCCTCAAGCACGGACACCATGCTGATCATCGGTGGCACCGCAGCGATCGTCGGTGCCCACTTCGCGTTCCGACTCATCGATCGCTACTTCGCTGCCCTCAACGACGCCGCGGCCACCGGTGAGGAGCGGTACCGACGACTCATGGACACCGCGGCGGTCGGGTTCATCGTGATCGTGCATGACACGATCCGGTACGCCAATGTCGCCGCGAGGCGAATGCTCGATCCGGCGGGAGCATCGCTCGATGGCCGCCCCATGTCGGACCACATCGCACCATCGTCCATCTCGGTGTTTGCGGAGCTCGAAGCCCGCGTGATCAAACTGCTCGAAACGGTCGATGACGCTGAGATGGAGTTGGTCGACGCTGAGGGCTCCTCGGTCTGGGTTGATATCTCAGCGAACGCGGTCGACTACGGGGACGACCTTGCGATGCAGCTCATGGTGCACGATCGCTCCGACCAGGTGAAAGCCGAAGCGCAACTCGCGAAGACGCGCCTTGACTATGTGAGCTTTTTTGAGCGCATTCCGGTGGCCCTGTACCGCACCCATCCCGACGGGAGGATCGCCCATGTCAACGACGCGCTCGTCGAGCTGCTCGGCGCACAATCGCATGAGGACATCATCCATCGGGACGCAAGGAGCTTTTACGACGACGAATCCGACCGGGATCGTGTCACCGAGATGCTCCGGCTCGACGGCATGGTTGTTGGCTACGAGTGGAAGATGCGGACCCTCGACGGCTCAACACGATGGGTACGCGACACGGTGAGGCTGATCGACTCCCCGCGGGGTGCCTTCTACGAGGGCGCCCTCGTCGATGTCACCACTCGACGCGCCGTTGAGGACGAGCTGTGGTCGAGGGCGGTCCAGCAGGAAGCTGCTGCTTCCGTTGGTCAGTTCGCTCTCGAGACCGAGGATGTTCCGCTGCTGTGCGGCACCATCTCCGATGTGGTGACCGAGGTGCTCGGAACCGACGGCGTTGCGGTCCTTCGGCGCGACAGCTCTGGCATGTTCGAGCTGGTCGGGTCGAGCCCGGGTCTCAGAGTCGATGCGACGACATTGTCGGGCATTGCGGACAGAACCCACATGGCTGGAGCTCCCGTCCTGCTTCGCTCCGAAGCCGAGATCCGGTTTGCAGCCCCGGGTTTGCTCGATCTCGGCTACTGCTCGGCGATCGCCCTCATGGTGCCGGGCAAGGAGATCGATTTCGGGACACTTGTCGTTCTGTCGCGACGCGAGCGTGTTTTTTCCGCAGACGACCTCAACTTCCTGTACTCGGTCACGAATGTGCTCGCGGCCGCGGTGGACAGGGCGGGTGTGTACCAGCGGCTCGAGGCCCTCGTGGCATCAAAGGACGCATTCGTTGCGAGCGTTTCGCACGAGCTGCGGACTCCGCTTACCGTCGTGAGCGGTCTCGCTCAAGAGTTGCGGACGCGGTGGATGTCGCTGTCGGACGAGGAGATGGACGAGTTCACGATGATGCTCGTCGCGCAGAGCCAGGACATGGCCGACCTCATCGAAGATCTCCTGGTTGCGGCGCGGTCCAACATCGGCAATGTTGCGGTGCAGATCATGGCCGTCGATGTCAAGGCCGAGGTCACTGGAGTTCTCTCAGGCTTCGCGTCGCAGACCTCGCGTCCGATCTCGTCCGATGTCCCTGCGGTGGAGGTTGCAGCGGATCCGAACCGCCTGCGACAGATCCTGCGCAATCTCGTCTCGAATGCCCTGCGCTACGGTGGCGACGAGATCTTCGTGCGGGGGGCGGCACGGTCAGGAGTCCTCGCAATCGAAGTATGTGACACCGGCGATCCGATCGATGAGGCCGATGTGGAGCGGATCTTCGAGCCATACGAACGGGCCCACGAATCGGCAGGGCGCCCGGGCTCGGTCGGGCTCGGCCTTGCCGTCTCCCGTACCCTTGCGGAGTTGATGCACGGTTCGCTCACCTACTACCACGACGGGATGTCGGTCTTCCGCCTTGAACTCCCCGCGTCCCAAGCAAAGCTAGAGGCGAGCCCACATCCCTTCGTCGGGGAGCATGAGCCGGTCGGCACCTTCGGGGCCATCGGTCCCGGCCGCGTAGGGGTGGATGTCGCCGCGATCCAGTAG
- a CDS encoding LCP family protein, producing the protein MGNNGLVAAMLSALIPGLGQGYMGRWWRAALFALPLVAGVAIGTVMLDLSTFDLIGYAVRPTVLKTILIVNLAVVVWRVLAITDAFSLSHARAAWWRIGVVVALCAAVTAPHVVVAQYTLDAAHALDEVFVADAEVQPRRFVFDEDPYLSDDVEVLPTVPDPVVVKPAFVPGVDRLDPSLAGSGDQRTDETYVPFRDRAVGNRFDRTADGDNRIAVLLAGGDGGPGRSGSRTDSINVVTFDVTTGKAAIFGFPRNMTHVPLPDRWSTAFVDLEKRLTPWKERRQWTDHNKDGEPDQFVPCHCFPDQINAIYPFTREWTETYPNEREPGLAALRDVLELMLGFEIDHYAFVNMAGFVNVVNALGGVDVYVTRGVSIEMSPAREGEEWHTVSVGRGWRHLNGLDALGYVRERRSSNDYVRMQRQRCLLKAVAAKATPANILKRFSQLSKAMANSVKTDIPLSDLPILLERTASLDFDDIATVGFVPPFYTPVLDHRGKPTPDIARIQAMVRLALRADSDTAFESGEDSECQV; encoded by the coding sequence GTGGGCAACAACGGGCTCGTCGCTGCGATGCTGTCGGCGCTCATCCCTGGACTCGGCCAGGGATACATGGGCCGATGGTGGCGCGCGGCTCTGTTCGCGCTCCCGCTCGTCGCCGGCGTTGCCATTGGAACGGTCATGCTCGACCTGTCGACCTTCGACCTCATCGGATACGCGGTGCGGCCAACGGTCCTCAAGACGATCCTGATCGTCAACCTCGCCGTTGTGGTGTGGCGCGTCCTCGCCATCACCGACGCGTTCTCCCTCAGTCACGCTCGCGCGGCCTGGTGGCGCATCGGCGTTGTCGTTGCGCTGTGCGCTGCCGTGACGGCTCCGCATGTCGTCGTCGCCCAGTACACGCTCGATGCTGCTCACGCCCTCGATGAGGTCTTCGTTGCCGATGCGGAAGTACAGCCGCGCCGCTTCGTCTTCGATGAGGATCCGTACCTCAGTGACGATGTGGAAGTGCTCCCGACCGTTCCCGATCCCGTGGTGGTCAAGCCCGCGTTCGTCCCCGGCGTGGATCGACTCGATCCGTCGCTTGCAGGAAGCGGCGACCAGCGCACCGACGAAACCTATGTGCCGTTTCGCGACCGCGCCGTCGGTAACCGCTTCGACCGTACCGCCGACGGCGACAACCGCATCGCGGTCCTTCTTGCAGGCGGGGACGGGGGCCCAGGGCGCTCCGGCTCACGAACCGACTCGATCAATGTCGTCACCTTCGATGTCACGACCGGCAAGGCAGCGATATTCGGGTTTCCCCGCAACATGACCCATGTTCCTCTGCCGGATCGGTGGTCGACGGCATTCGTTGATCTCGAGAAACGCCTGACACCGTGGAAGGAACGAAGGCAGTGGACGGACCACAACAAGGACGGTGAGCCGGACCAGTTCGTGCCGTGCCACTGTTTTCCCGACCAGATCAATGCGATCTACCCCTTCACACGGGAGTGGACCGAAACCTACCCGAATGAGCGGGAACCGGGCCTTGCGGCGCTCAGGGATGTTCTCGAACTCATGCTCGGATTCGAGATCGACCATTACGCCTTCGTCAACATGGCGGGATTCGTCAATGTCGTCAATGCCCTCGGAGGGGTGGATGTGTATGTGACGAGGGGCGTCTCGATCGAGATGTCACCTGCACGGGAAGGTGAAGAGTGGCATACGGTCAGTGTCGGCCGCGGCTGGCGGCATCTCAACGGGCTCGATGCGCTCGGCTATGTCCGCGAGCGCAGGTCGAGCAACGACTATGTCCGTATGCAACGCCAACGCTGCCTGCTCAAGGCGGTTGCCGCGAAAGCGACGCCGGCGAACATCCTCAAACGGTTCTCCCAATTGTCGAAGGCAATGGCGAACAGCGTCAAGACCGACATCCCGCTCAGCGACCTTCCGATCCTGCTCGAACGCACGGCTTCGCTCGACTTCGACGACATCGCAACGGTGGGTTTTGTGCCGCCGTTCTACACACCGGTCCTCGATCACCGAGGCAAACCAACACCGGACATCGCTCGCATCCAGGCGATGGTTCGCCTCGCACTGCGAGCCGACAGCGACACCGCCTTCGAGTCCGGTGAGGATTCCGAATGTCAGGTCTGA
- the zwf gene encoding glucose-6-phosphate dehydrogenase, which translates to MTDAPTFVVFGATGHLSRTKLIPALARVLAAEHITDHALIGVGSRSRSDDSFRSMVEDSLREAGTPPNVTTSFVAAPIRYLAVSDDASYDTLARVVAETEDAAGLPQNRVLYLAIPPSQLDATVMGVQSSGLDNGDGWTRLVVEKPFGTNLATAKRSNEIIHRSFHENQVYRIDHFLGKETVRNLLVFRFTNSLFEQTWNRRHIESVEITVAETAGLDGRAGYFDESGTVRDMVQNHLTQILTLIAMEPPVTMDAPSIHTEKVKVLSAMRQIEPDHAVIGQYTPGVVAGHPVGGYLEEPGVPQRSTTPTFAALRVHIDNWRWHGVPFFLRTGKRMSKRSSIITVRYLRPPICLFHAEGTCSGHQNVLRMRLQPDEGFDLLFDVKQPGDETRIEQIALTVNYDAVRAGAADAYETLLTDVIEGDQTLFVRADEVEAAWERYEPLLDRGDIHPYAAGTDGPEGADRLMLPDEGMWARL; encoded by the coding sequence ATGACCGACGCGCCGACCTTCGTCGTGTTCGGCGCTACCGGCCACCTTTCGCGCACCAAGCTGATACCGGCGCTTGCACGCGTCCTTGCCGCAGAGCACATCACCGATCACGCCCTCATCGGTGTGGGCAGCCGTAGCCGCTCCGACGACTCGTTCCGGTCGATGGTGGAAGACAGCCTGCGCGAGGCAGGGACTCCCCCGAATGTCACGACCAGCTTTGTGGCCGCACCGATTCGCTATCTGGCTGTCTCCGACGATGCGTCGTATGACACTCTCGCCCGCGTGGTGGCCGAAACCGAGGACGCTGCAGGACTCCCCCAGAACCGAGTCCTGTACCTCGCCATCCCACCTTCACAGCTGGACGCCACGGTGATGGGTGTTCAGTCGTCCGGTCTCGACAACGGGGACGGTTGGACCCGCCTCGTCGTCGAGAAACCGTTCGGGACGAACCTCGCCACCGCAAAGCGGTCGAACGAGATCATCCACCGGTCCTTCCATGAGAACCAGGTGTACCGGATCGATCACTTCCTCGGAAAGGAGACGGTTCGGAACCTCTTGGTCTTCCGCTTCACCAACAGCCTGTTCGAACAGACATGGAACCGGCGCCATATCGAATCGGTGGAGATCACCGTCGCCGAAACCGCAGGCCTTGACGGCCGGGCTGGCTACTTCGACGAGTCAGGGACCGTACGCGACATGGTCCAGAACCACCTCACCCAGATCCTGACGCTCATCGCAATGGAGCCGCCGGTCACGATGGACGCACCATCGATCCACACCGAGAAGGTCAAGGTCCTCAGCGCGATGCGCCAGATCGAGCCAGACCATGCCGTGATCGGCCAGTACACGCCCGGGGTTGTTGCGGGCCATCCCGTCGGTGGTTACCTCGAGGAGCCGGGTGTTCCCCAACGGTCGACCACGCCGACCTTCGCGGCGTTGCGCGTTCACATCGACAACTGGCGGTGGCATGGTGTGCCGTTCTTCCTCCGGACGGGAAAGCGCATGTCGAAGCGATCCTCGATCATCACGGTTCGGTACCTCCGCCCCCCGATTTGTCTGTTTCATGCCGAGGGGACATGTAGCGGTCACCAGAATGTGCTCAGGATGCGTCTCCAACCCGATGAAGGATTCGACCTGCTGTTCGATGTGAAGCAACCCGGAGATGAGACCCGAATCGAACAGATCGCGCTCACCGTGAACTACGACGCCGTCCGGGCCGGCGCCGCGGATGCATACGAGACGCTCCTCACCGATGTGATCGAAGGTGACCAGACCTTGTTCGTCCGGGCAGACGAGGTGGAGGCGGCGTGGGAACGCTACGAGCCGCTACTGGATCGCGGCGACATCCACCCCTACGCGGCCGGGACCGATGGCCCCGAAGGTGCCGACCGGCTCATGCTCCCCGACGAAGGGATGTGGGCTCGCCTCTAG
- a CDS encoding glucose-6-phosphate isomerase, with protein MRIDLAGSDPDRAIDSHTDRWKRDDLLGRLWRKDPTVWGSRDEPEIADRLGWLDLPHTARRHIGPITDLAARAIDDGIETVVLVGMGGSSLAPETFSLSLPQQPGSPRLVVLDSTHPDAVRGVTNSVDLRRTWFIVSSKSGTTIETLSLMRHFLALVGHTIPDSGSKFIAVTDPGSELAEIASAEGFRAAVLADPTVGGRYSALSAFGLVPAGIVGCDINKLLGAGAAAAALCGVETPVDMNPGFRIGATMAAGVPSGVDKVRFVGSGPGIHFGPWAEQLIAESTGKDGTGIVPIDDGPERSGADDETTIGVGSDTRTRPTDITITWSDPHDIAAAMYLMEFATAVAGEVLGINPFNQPDVQRAKALATAAMDGTAEAAPPPEPIRSPELHGKLSELLESDPSYVSIQAYLSPDEPTDGLLRRIQEAIVDRTGAATTVGYGPRFLHSTGQLHKGGPSGGVFLQLVDTPAAVVPVPGSSYDFGALIGAQADGDRRALAEAGRAVLSVDLGTEPAAGLIAIANAIRVPAP; from the coding sequence ATGAGGATCGACCTTGCCGGATCCGACCCGGATCGGGCAATCGACTCACACACCGACCGATGGAAGCGCGACGACCTGCTCGGGCGGCTCTGGCGGAAGGACCCGACCGTGTGGGGATCCAGGGACGAACCCGAGATCGCCGACCGCCTCGGATGGCTCGATCTCCCGCACACGGCACGGCGACACATCGGCCCGATCACCGACCTCGCTGCCAGAGCAATCGACGATGGGATCGAAACGGTCGTCCTCGTCGGCATGGGCGGATCGAGTCTCGCCCCGGAGACCTTCTCGCTCAGCCTGCCCCAGCAGCCCGGATCACCGCGCCTCGTCGTTCTCGACTCGACGCACCCCGATGCCGTGCGAGGTGTCACGAACAGCGTCGATCTGCGCCGGACATGGTTCATCGTTTCATCCAAGTCGGGGACCACCATCGAGACCCTCTCCCTGATGCGTCACTTCCTTGCACTCGTCGGTCACACGATCCCGGATTCCGGGTCGAAGTTCATCGCTGTCACCGATCCTGGATCCGAACTCGCCGAGATCGCATCGGCTGAGGGGTTTCGTGCCGCCGTCCTTGCCGATCCCACGGTCGGGGGCCGCTATTCGGCTCTCAGCGCGTTCGGCCTCGTTCCCGCAGGCATCGTTGGATGTGACATCAACAAGCTGCTCGGCGCCGGAGCCGCTGCGGCCGCGCTGTGTGGGGTCGAGACGCCGGTCGACATGAACCCTGGTTTCCGGATCGGAGCCACGATGGCTGCAGGGGTTCCAAGCGGTGTCGACAAGGTCCGATTCGTCGGGAGCGGCCCCGGCATCCACTTCGGGCCGTGGGCAGAGCAGCTGATCGCCGAATCGACGGGGAAGGACGGAACCGGCATCGTGCCGATCGACGACGGCCCTGAGCGATCCGGGGCCGATGACGAGACGACGATCGGCGTCGGTTCCGATACGCGAACGAGACCGACCGACATCACCATCACCTGGTCGGATCCACACGACATCGCAGCAGCGATGTACCTCATGGAGTTCGCAACGGCGGTCGCAGGCGAGGTCCTCGGCATCAACCCGTTCAACCAACCCGATGTGCAACGAGCCAAGGCCCTTGCCACGGCCGCGATGGACGGTACGGCCGAAGCGGCCCCGCCTCCCGAACCGATCAGATCGCCGGAGCTCCACGGCAAGCTCTCCGAACTGCTGGAGAGCGACCCGTCGTATGTCTCCATCCAGGCATACCTGTCACCCGACGAGCCCACGGATGGGCTGCTCCGGCGAATCCAGGAGGCCATTGTCGACAGAACGGGTGCAGCGACCACCGTTGGGTACGGACCTCGCTTCCTGCACTCGACCGGCCAACTCCACAAGGGCGGGCCTTCCGGTGGCGTCTTTTTGCAACTCGTCGATACACCTGCTGCCGTCGTCCCGGTGCCAGGGTCGTCGTACGACTTCGGCGCGCTCATCGGTGCGCAGGCCGACGGCGACCGCCGTGCCCTTGCCGAGGCGGGTCGAGCGGTTCTTTCCGTCGACCTCGGCACCGAGCCAGCGGCAGGACTCATCGCGATCGCCAACGCGATCCGTGTCCCGGCACCATGA
- a CDS encoding LCP family protein has protein sequence MADPPDGVAASPAPSPQRGFRPWLVAALSAIVPGVGHLVLRRYLRAALWGAPLVLVVAVWFVADVDLFDLVSAALSKPALWAIFSANILVAVWRVASAVDAFRLAGGFANTTATPIVVGGVALAAFVAIPHVAVANTTVDAMRLFDIVFAGDREPPPTPVIPIGSDADIVPDPIVTNYEVDLRTETVVRSRIFEEDFGEPDAIAAWEADMEARRNIVTGAPLLPFDERVGTDRITILLAGGDAGPGRGGLRTDSMMVATINPETGKAALFGFPRNLGHMPLPSGWGGAFSGLEQDILARTQPPGGSTTTTLTGSSTTVGEPTTTTTMPFVSCNCFPEQLNALYPYTRRWTGTYPNEADPGMAALRDVLSNATGLRIDYFVLIDMAAFVDLVEAIGGVDVYVQEPLKAEVSPPREGDPWATVDVGVGWHHLDGFEALAYVRARHGSSDYVRMQRQRCMLRAVAAKSTPITLLRGLGGIVDALDGSMVTDLPVTFASDMLEMTAKLDFSDIVTVGFNPGYYAPTVDVLGHPQPDIDRIRGKVASVIRDQDAGISADASGETSECDA, from the coding sequence ATGGCTGACCCACCCGACGGAGTTGCCGCGTCGCCAGCGCCGAGTCCGCAACGCGGGTTCCGCCCGTGGCTCGTCGCTGCGTTGAGCGCAATCGTTCCCGGTGTCGGCCATCTCGTTCTGCGACGCTATCTGCGCGCAGCGCTGTGGGGGGCGCCGCTCGTCCTCGTTGTTGCGGTCTGGTTCGTTGCCGATGTCGACCTGTTCGACCTGGTCAGCGCAGCACTGTCGAAACCGGCGCTGTGGGCGATCTTCTCGGCAAACATTCTCGTCGCCGTGTGGCGCGTCGCAAGCGCTGTCGATGCGTTCCGCCTCGCGGGAGGGTTCGCAAACACCACGGCGACGCCGATCGTCGTTGGTGGCGTTGCCCTCGCGGCATTCGTTGCGATTCCCCATGTGGCGGTTGCGAACACGACGGTCGACGCGATGCGACTCTTCGACATCGTCTTTGCCGGAGACCGGGAACCTCCGCCGACACCGGTCATCCCCATCGGATCGGATGCCGACATCGTGCCGGATCCGATCGTGACGAACTACGAAGTCGACCTCCGGACAGAGACCGTGGTGCGGAGCCGGATCTTCGAGGAGGACTTCGGGGAGCCGGACGCCATCGCTGCGTGGGAAGCCGATATGGAGGCTCGTCGGAACATCGTGACGGGTGCTCCGCTGTTGCCGTTCGACGAGCGCGTCGGTACCGACCGGATCACGATCCTTCTCGCAGGGGGTGATGCGGGGCCAGGTCGCGGCGGGCTCCGGACGGACTCGATGATGGTGGCGACCATCAATCCCGAAACCGGGAAGGCTGCGCTTTTTGGTTTTCCGAGGAACCTCGGACACATGCCGCTGCCCTCGGGTTGGGGCGGGGCTTTCTCCGGCCTCGAGCAGGACATCCTCGCTCGCACGCAGCCCCCCGGAGGCAGCACGACGACGACGCTCACGGGGTCATCGACGACGGTCGGTGAGCCGACCACCACGACAACGATGCCGTTCGTGAGCTGCAACTGCTTCCCCGAACAGCTGAATGCGCTGTATCCGTACACGAGGCGTTGGACCGGGACCTATCCGAACGAGGCCGACCCAGGCATGGCAGCGTTGCGCGATGTCTTGTCGAACGCCACCGGGCTGCGTATCGATTACTTCGTCCTCATCGACATGGCCGCTTTCGTCGATCTTGTCGAGGCGATCGGTGGTGTCGATGTCTATGTGCAGGAGCCCCTCAAGGCGGAGGTGTCGCCTCCCCGCGAGGGGGATCCATGGGCAACCGTCGATGTGGGGGTCGGTTGGCACCATCTCGACGGGTTCGAAGCCCTTGCCTATGTGCGGGCGCGGCACGGCTCGAGCGACTATGTCCGTATGCAGCGGCAACGGTGCATGCTGCGGGCCGTCGCTGCCAAGTCGACGCCGATCACCCTGCTGCGCGGGCTCGGCGGGATCGTCGATGCCCTCGACGGGTCGATGGTGACGGATCTTCCCGTCACATTCGCGTCCGATATGTTGGAAATGACCGCCAAGCTGGACTTCTCGGATATCGTGACCGTCGGCTTCAACCCGGGCTATTACGCACCGACGGTCGATGTGCTCGGCCACCCTCAGCCGGACATCGATCGCATCCGCGGGAAGGTCGCTTCAGTGATACGCGATCAGGATGCCGGAATCTCCGCCGATGCCAGCGGCGAGACGAGCGAGTGCGACGCCTGA
- the tal gene encoding transaldolase, whose translation MTKLDLLHQHGQSIWFDFIRRDMLTGDGLAELVADGVRGVTSNPSIFEGAIAKTDLYDDQIASLGPVSAEEAFEQVAITDIRSACDILAAVYDESDGEDGYVSLEVSPRLATDTAATISDAMRLWDAVDRRNLMVKVPATAEGIPAIEELTAAGINVNATLMFSLDDYEGVAQAYVRGARRASDPAVLASVASFFVSRVDSATDAALDRVGTDRARSYLGKAAIANAKLAYRRYQEIFEGDDFATLEAVGCRPQRVLWASTSTKNPDYNEVMYIEELIGPRTVNTAPPHTIEAFLDHGEVKAGSLLEEVDAAATLIAGLPNIGVDFDAITAKLQVDGVEAFAASYEGVLSAIASKQRQVVA comes from the coding sequence ATGACCAAACTTGATCTCCTCCACCAGCATGGCCAGTCGATCTGGTTCGACTTCATCCGCAGGGACATGCTCACCGGTGACGGACTGGCCGAACTTGTCGCCGACGGCGTCCGTGGCGTGACTTCGAATCCCTCGATCTTCGAGGGCGCGATCGCAAAGACCGACCTCTACGACGATCAGATCGCCTCACTCGGCCCTGTCTCAGCCGAGGAGGCGTTCGAACAGGTGGCCATCACCGATATCCGCTCGGCATGCGACATCCTCGCGGCGGTGTATGACGAATCCGACGGTGAAGACGGCTATGTAAGCCTCGAAGTGTCTCCGCGACTCGCCACCGACACGGCAGCGACCATCTCGGATGCGATGCGACTGTGGGACGCCGTCGATCGGCGCAACCTCATGGTCAAGGTTCCCGCCACCGCGGAAGGCATCCCCGCCATCGAGGAACTGACAGCCGCCGGGATCAATGTCAACGCCACCCTGATGTTCTCCCTCGACGACTATGAGGGCGTCGCGCAGGCCTATGTGCGGGGAGCTCGAAGGGCATCGGATCCCGCCGTTCTGGCCTCGGTCGCATCGTTCTTCGTCTCGAGGGTCGATTCAGCGACCGACGCCGCGCTCGATCGGGTTGGGACCGACCGTGCCCGCTCATACCTCGGGAAGGCGGCGATTGCCAATGCGAAGCTCGCCTACCGGCGCTATCAGGAGATCTTCGAGGGCGACGACTTCGCGACCCTCGAAGCGGTGGGCTGCCGCCCCCAGCGGGTGCTGTGGGCGTCGACCTCGACCAAGAACCCCGACTACAACGAGGTCATGTATATCGAGGAACTGATCGGGCCACGAACCGTGAACACCGCCCCGCCCCATACGATCGAGGCATTTCTCGACCACGGCGAGGTCAAGGCGGGATCCCTCCTCGAAGAGGTCGATGCAGCAGCAACACTCATTGCTGGCCTCCCGAACATCGGTGTCGATTTCGATGCGATCACCGCAAAGCTCCAGGTCGATGGTGTCGAGGCATTCGCCGCATCATATGAAGGGGTGCTGTCGGCCATTGCGTCCAAGCAGCGACAGGTCGTTGCATGA
- the galU gene encoding UTP--glucose-1-phosphate uridylyltransferase GalU, whose protein sequence is MMSVRTAVFPVAGLGTRFLPATKAIPKELLPVVDRPLIQYAVDEAVAAGIENLIFVTGRGKSAIEDHFDVSYELEATLSDRGDTKTLELLNAIRPMPGQVAYVRQMEPLGLGHAVWCARHLVGREPFAVVLADDLLHPTGDALRAMIDEYEETRANIVLVEDIDPSRTDRYGIIDPGEASATGIEVTGIVEKPTPDEAPSHLGVVGRYVLHPSIMDDLATTRPGTIGEIQLTDALATAMGSRALRAVRNPGVRFDCGSKIGLLEASLSIALERPDLAAPTRAMIARLG, encoded by the coding sequence CTGATGAGCGTCCGTACCGCCGTCTTTCCCGTCGCGGGCCTCGGCACTCGGTTCCTTCCTGCCACCAAAGCGATCCCGAAAGAACTGCTCCCCGTCGTCGACCGCCCACTGATCCAGTACGCGGTCGACGAAGCGGTTGCTGCCGGAATCGAAAACCTGATCTTCGTCACCGGAAGGGGGAAGTCTGCGATCGAAGACCACTTCGATGTCTCGTACGAGCTCGAAGCGACACTCTCGGATCGGGGAGACACGAAGACACTCGAACTCCTCAACGCGATCAGACCGATGCCGGGCCAGGTGGCGTATGTCCGGCAGATGGAACCGCTCGGCCTCGGGCATGCGGTGTGGTGCGCGAGGCACCTCGTCGGGCGCGAGCCGTTCGCGGTCGTCCTCGCGGATGACCTGCTCCATCCAACGGGGGATGCCCTGCGAGCGATGATCGACGAGTATGAAGAGACGCGGGCGAACATCGTGCTTGTCGAAGACATCGATCCCAGCCGGACGGATCGATACGGAATCATCGATCCGGGTGAGGCTTCAGCCACAGGCATCGAAGTGACGGGCATCGTCGAGAAGCCGACCCCGGATGAAGCTCCGTCCCATCTCGGTGTGGTCGGCCGCTATGTCCTTCACCCCTCGATCATGGACGACCTTGCGACGACTCGCCCGGGAACGATCGGGGAGATCCAGCTCACGGACGCCCTCGCGACCGCCATGGGGAGCCGAGCCCTGCGCGCCGTAAGGAACCCGGGAGTCCGATTCGACTGTGGATCCAAGATCGGCCTCCTCGAGGCGTCCCTTTCCATCGCGCTCGAACGACCCGACCTCGCGGCTCCGACCCGGGCGATGATCGCGCGGCTCGGCTGA